From Streptomyces yatensis, one genomic window encodes:
- a CDS encoding TetR/AcrR family transcriptional regulator, producing MNRASDPRGCDDLPPRARRYDAAGTRSALLGAAALRFARYGYDRCSVRDIAKDAGVDAALVYRYFGSKQALFDAVSTSTGLFEPLRHLPLDEVSAWICDVVSMGPTEEEAPHPLLTKLRSSNREETVGRLREEVAEVFSQGFARRLEGEDAELRAELLAAWLMGITLLRLAIRSPALAATPDETLLRFLRAGIDPLLDSGCPGGGSEEG from the coding sequence GTGAACCGGGCAAGCGACCCGCGAGGGTGCGACGATCTCCCCCCGCGCGCCCGCAGATACGACGCGGCGGGCACGCGCAGCGCACTGCTGGGGGCCGCCGCGCTGCGTTTCGCCAGGTACGGCTACGACCGCTGCAGCGTGCGCGACATCGCCAAGGACGCGGGGGTGGACGCTGCCCTGGTCTACCGCTATTTCGGCTCAAAGCAGGCGCTGTTCGACGCCGTGTCGACCAGCACCGGCCTGTTCGAACCGCTGCGCCATCTGCCGCTGGACGAGGTGTCGGCGTGGATCTGCGATGTGGTCTCGATGGGGCCCACCGAGGAAGAGGCCCCGCATCCGCTGCTGACCAAGCTCCGCTCCTCCAACCGGGAGGAGACCGTGGGGCGGCTGCGCGAGGAGGTCGCCGAGGTGTTCTCGCAGGGGTTCGCGCGGCGCCTGGAGGGCGAGGACGCCGAGCTGCGGGCCGAGTTGCTGGCCGCGTGGCTGATGGGCATCACCCTGCTGCGGCTCGCGATCCGCTCACCGGCGCTGGCCGCCACGCCGGACGAGACCCTGCTGCGGTTCCTGCGGGCGGGTATCGATCCGCTGCTGGACTCGGGCTGCCCCGGGGGCGGAAGCGAGGAGGGCTGA
- a CDS encoding NADPH-dependent F420 reductase — MTSIGILGTGRVGGGLAHALATAGHQITLGHRQPPQEATDETNTAIPAIHRADQRTTAATTDIVINATPGDTALERLSALHTELAGKILIDVSNATRHTSDGLPSDLCYPGGSLAERLQRALPATRVVKTLNTMLFPVMTAPAVLSTPPTAYLSGDDADAKALTADLLADLGWKPEWIEDLGDISTARATEALVLLVPHVLRRHGLRPFAVSLAR, encoded by the coding sequence ATGACCAGCATCGGCATCCTCGGCACCGGACGCGTCGGAGGCGGTCTCGCCCACGCCCTCGCCACCGCCGGCCACCAGATCACCCTCGGCCACCGGCAGCCGCCCCAGGAGGCCACCGACGAGACCAACACCGCCATACCGGCGATCCACCGCGCCGACCAGCGCACCACCGCCGCCACCACCGACATCGTCATCAACGCCACCCCGGGTGACACCGCCCTGGAACGCCTCTCCGCCCTGCACACCGAGTTGGCGGGCAAGATCCTCATCGATGTCTCCAACGCCACCCGGCACACCTCCGACGGGCTTCCCTCCGACCTGTGCTACCCCGGCGGCAGCCTGGCCGAGCGGCTTCAGCGGGCGCTGCCCGCGACCCGGGTGGTCAAGACCCTCAACACCATGCTCTTCCCGGTCATGACCGCCCCCGCCGTGCTGTCCACCCCGCCCACCGCCTACCTCTCCGGGGACGACGCGGACGCCAAGGCCCTCACCGCGGACCTCCTCGCCGACCTCGGCTGGAAGCCCGAGTGGATCGAGGACCTCGGCGACATCAGCACCGCCCGCGCGACCGAAGCCCTCGTCCTGCTCGTGCCCCATGTGCTGCGCCGCCACGGACTCCGGCCGTTCGCCGTCTCCCTGGCCCGCTGA
- a CDS encoding LCP family protein, whose protein sequence is MTGRDGETTGSPTTGSADPGGQRKGRRPLRIALLVVVSFLVLLGGGVGWVYFKLNGNITTFGADGLSDDRPEGNAAGQNVLVIGSDTRSGENSKLGGGTGDVGRSDTALLLHVYSDGKHAVGVSIPRDTLVDIPPCRLPDGKWTRTQRNTMFNSAFSVGETAQGNPACTQNTVEKLTGLRMDHTMVIDFEGFARMTSAVGGVRVCVPQDVYERDLSPNRGTRGKRIFSKGVQTVSGQKALDYVRIRHGIGDGSDIGRIQRQQAFISSLLKKVKGQGFDPTTLYPLADAATKSMTVDPGLGSAKKLMSFAMSLKDIDLHNTKFLTIPWRYQGERVAIVQPDADALWADIRADRTIDGKAAGGKKDGQRASATPNGTPSATSTVAGAGISVTVYNGTTTPGLAARAADTLRTHGFTVAGATNADSQDHATTVIGYGPGERDKARTVARLFPGAGLRPATTAGISLTLGQTYLTAPSPGASTSSTPSALPSKVAEDARSADDDPCSNLSYG, encoded by the coding sequence ATGACAGGCAGAGACGGGGAGACGACGGGGAGTCCCACCACGGGGTCGGCCGACCCGGGCGGGCAGCGCAAGGGGCGCCGCCCGCTGCGGATCGCTCTGCTGGTCGTGGTGTCGTTCCTGGTGCTGCTCGGCGGCGGGGTGGGCTGGGTCTACTTCAAGCTGAACGGCAACATCACCACCTTCGGGGCGGACGGTCTCTCGGACGATCGGCCCGAGGGCAATGCCGCCGGCCAGAACGTGCTGGTCATCGGATCGGACACCCGGTCGGGCGAGAACAGCAAGCTGGGCGGCGGCACCGGAGACGTGGGCCGTTCGGACACCGCCCTCCTGCTGCATGTCTACTCCGATGGCAAGCACGCCGTGGGGGTGTCGATACCCCGCGACACCCTGGTCGACATCCCGCCGTGCCGGCTGCCCGACGGCAAATGGACCAGAACGCAGCGGAACACCATGTTCAACTCGGCGTTCTCCGTGGGCGAGACCGCGCAGGGCAACCCGGCCTGCACGCAGAACACCGTCGAGAAGCTGACCGGGCTGCGCATGGACCACACCATGGTCATCGACTTCGAGGGCTTCGCGCGGATGACCTCCGCGGTCGGCGGGGTGCGGGTGTGTGTGCCCCAGGACGTCTATGAACGCGATCTGAGCCCCAATCGCGGGACCCGCGGCAAGCGCATCTTCAGCAAGGGGGTGCAGACGGTCTCCGGACAGAAGGCGCTGGACTACGTCCGCATCCGCCACGGCATCGGCGACGGCTCCGACATCGGGCGCATACAGCGGCAGCAGGCGTTCATCTCCAGCCTGCTCAAGAAGGTGAAGGGCCAGGGGTTCGACCCGACCACGCTGTATCCGCTGGCGGACGCGGCCACCAAGTCCATGACCGTGGACCCCGGGCTCGGGTCGGCCAAGAAGCTGATGTCCTTCGCCATGTCGCTGAAGGACATCGATCTGCACAACACCAAGTTCCTCACCATCCCCTGGCGCTACCAGGGCGAACGCGTGGCCATCGTCCAGCCCGACGCCGATGCGCTGTGGGCCGACATCAGGGCCGACCGCACCATCGACGGGAAGGCGGCCGGTGGGAAGAAGGACGGGCAGCGGGCCTCCGCCACTCCGAACGGCACCCCGAGCGCCACGTCCACCGTGGCGGGCGCGGGCATCAGCGTCACCGTGTACAACGGCACCACCACCCCGGGGCTCGCCGCACGCGCCGCGGACACCCTCAGGACACATGGCTTCACCGTGGCCGGCGCCACGAACGCCGACAGCCAGGACCACGCCACCACCGTGATCGGCTACGGCCCGGGCGAGCGGGACAAGGCCCGGACCGTGGCCCGGCTCTTCCCCGGCGCCGGACTGCGGCCCGCCACCACCGCGGGCATCAGCCTCACTCTGGGACAGACCTACCTCACCGCGCCCTCTCCCGGCGCCTCCACGTCCTCCACACCGTCCGCGCTGCCCTCGAAGGTGGCCGAGGACGCCCGCTCCGCCGACGACGACCCCTGTTCCAATCTGTCCTACGGCTGA
- a CDS encoding GlsB/YeaQ/YmgE family stress response membrane protein: MGIVSWIILGLLAGVIAKILLPGRDPGGLVGTTIIGIAGAFVGGWISAQFFDREVQKEFFDPATWGAAIGGAFVLLVLYRLLFGNSRN; this comes from the coding sequence GTGGGCATCGTGAGCTGGATCATCCTCGGCCTGCTGGCCGGAGTCATCGCCAAGATCCTTCTCCCCGGGCGTGACCCGGGCGGGCTGGTCGGCACCACGATCATCGGCATCGCGGGGGCCTTCGTGGGCGGCTGGATCTCCGCGCAGTTCTTCGACCGGGAGGTGCAGAAGGAGTTCTTCGACCCCGCCACCTGGGGCGCGGCGATCGGCGGCGCGTTCGTTCTCCTCGTGCTGTATCGCCTGCTGTTCGGCAATTCACGGAACTGA
- a CDS encoding SDR family oxidoreductase: MNDRTALVTGANKGIGKDIARQLGAEGLTVYVGSRDAERGRRAVEEIGGGARLMVLDVTDPESIASAATRLDRLDILVNNAGIMVDGATAPEADLDSFRRTYETNVFGVLAVTNAFLPALRRSPAPRIVNVSSGTGSLTWSSDPEHQFAFSAGTGAAYRSSKTALNALTLYTAQALAPEGFKVNALAPGLRRTDLNARAAESDGDPAEAAAGAVRLALLPDTGPTGGFFSWDGTPAPW, from the coding sequence ATGAACGATCGCACAGCACTGGTCACCGGTGCCAACAAGGGCATCGGCAAGGACATCGCACGTCAGCTGGGAGCCGAGGGGCTCACCGTGTACGTGGGCTCGCGGGACGCCGAGCGGGGGCGCCGGGCCGTCGAGGAGATCGGCGGCGGCGCCCGGCTGATGGTGCTCGACGTGACCGACCCCGAAAGCATCGCCTCGGCCGCCACGCGGCTGGACCGGCTGGACATCCTGGTCAACAACGCCGGGATCATGGTGGACGGCGCCACGGCGCCCGAGGCGGATCTCGATAGCTTCCGCCGGACGTACGAGACCAACGTCTTCGGTGTTCTCGCCGTCACCAACGCCTTCCTTCCGGCCCTGCGCCGCTCTCCCGCGCCCCGGATCGTGAATGTTTCCAGCGGTACCGGTTCGCTGACCTGGAGCTCGGACCCGGAGCATCAGTTCGCCTTCTCCGCCGGAACGGGCGCGGCCTATCGCTCCTCCAAGACGGCCCTGAACGCCCTGACCCTCTACACCGCACAGGCCCTGGCCCCCGAAGGCTTCAAGGTCAACGCACTGGCCCCGGGGCTGCGCAGGACCGATCTGAACGCCCGCGCCGCCGAGAGCGACGGGGACCCGGCCGAGGCGGCGGCGGGCGCGGTCCGGCTCGCCCTCCTGCCGGACACCGGGCCCACCGGCGGGTTCTTCTCCTGGGACGGCACTCCGGCGCCCTGGTAG
- a CDS encoding helix-turn-helix transcriptional regulator — protein MARHELARFLRDRREGLRPQDIGLPADPHRRTPGLRREEVAELAHMSVDYYTRLEQARGPRPSPRILDGLAGALRLTPAERSHLFRLAGTSAPPGVRAVRRVRPHIAQMLRRLPDTGAIVTDAAYDVVAWNPLAQALLGDDLGRHGNLARRRFLARGHAYESSSAEQFGHIVVARLRRAADRYPHDTALTALLGELRTGSEEFRQIWDERPVHAPGHRTKTIDHPTAGTLNLNCDVLLVPEDDQEVVLITADPGSPSARTIRRLAGATAS, from the coding sequence ATGGCGAGGCACGAACTGGCCCGCTTCCTGCGGGACCGCCGCGAGGGGCTGCGCCCCCAGGACATCGGTCTGCCCGCCGACCCGCACCGCCGTACGCCGGGTCTGCGGCGGGAGGAGGTGGCGGAGCTGGCCCATATGTCGGTCGACTACTACACCCGCCTGGAACAGGCCCGGGGCCCGCGGCCCTCGCCGCGCATCCTGGACGGGCTGGCGGGGGCGCTGCGGCTTACGCCCGCCGAGCGCAGCCATCTGTTCCGGCTCGCGGGGACGAGCGCGCCCCCGGGTGTGCGAGCGGTGCGGCGGGTCCGCCCGCATATCGCCCAGATGCTGCGGCGGCTGCCCGACACCGGGGCGATCGTCACCGACGCGGCCTATGACGTGGTCGCCTGGAACCCGCTGGCGCAGGCCCTGCTCGGCGACGACCTCGGCCGGCACGGCAACCTAGCCCGCCGTCGTTTCCTGGCCCGGGGCCACGCGTACGAGAGCTCCAGCGCCGAGCAGTTCGGCCACATCGTGGTCGCACGGCTGCGCCGGGCCGCCGACCGCTACCCCCATGACACGGCGCTCACCGCGCTGCTGGGCGAACTGCGCACCGGCAGCGAGGAGTTCCGGCAGATCTGGGACGAGCGTCCGGTCCACGCTCCCGGCCACCGGACCAAGACCATCGACCACCCCACGGCCGGGACGCTCAATCTGAACTGCGACGTCCTGCTGGTACCCGAGGACGACCAGGAGGTGGTCCTGATCACGGCCGACCCCGGGTCGCCCTCCGCCCGTACGATCCGCCGGCTCGCGGGCGCGACGGCGTCCTGA
- a CDS encoding glycosyltransferase produces the protein MFTTLGSPSHGRAQLPLARSLAAAGHEVLVVTTPALAFVFEREEVRVTSAIGDFSPSVFLGTVLAEENAQGGPPERDGEPPLARILRLMTKAISGPMATMLLDTLLPVAHDFRPDLILRDGMDLASCVIAEALGIPQLPTPSGASNTFDPAGILPGLNALRKRQGLSTAEDPLSLIPHGRIDYVPPAFSFARHLPASWSYRQTVDVDRGAVLPRWVADLPTDRPLIFAAIGTAIPMFHGKSDADVPASPMPLPDPVDTLRAMIQGLSRLEECTVVLATAGLPVDTDGVPPHVHITERLPQPLLLESVDLFLTHGGFNSIRESLRTATPMAVLPQFGDQPGNAQRVEELGLGRHITDPTPDGITTVCRELLADDDCHAKARRARLEMLALPEIDSAVADLEKIAG, from the coding sequence ATGTTCACCACGCTCGGCAGCCCCTCCCACGGACGGGCCCAGCTACCCCTCGCCCGGTCCCTCGCGGCCGCCGGCCATGAGGTGCTGGTCGTCACCACCCCGGCCCTCGCCTTCGTCTTCGAGCGGGAGGAGGTGCGGGTGACCAGCGCCATCGGCGACTTCAGCCCGTCCGTCTTCCTCGGCACCGTACTGGCCGAAGAGAACGCCCAGGGCGGTCCGCCGGAGAGGGACGGCGAGCCACCGCTGGCGCGCATACTGCGCCTCATGACCAAGGCCATCTCCGGCCCCATGGCCACGATGCTGCTGGACACCCTGCTCCCCGTGGCACACGACTTCCGCCCCGACCTCATCCTGCGCGACGGCATGGACCTCGCCTCCTGCGTGATCGCCGAAGCGCTCGGCATACCCCAGCTGCCCACCCCCTCCGGGGCCTCCAACACCTTCGACCCGGCCGGAATCCTGCCGGGCCTCAACGCCCTGCGGAAACGACAGGGGCTGTCCACCGCCGAGGACCCGCTGTCGCTCATCCCGCACGGGCGCATCGACTACGTGCCACCGGCCTTCTCCTTCGCCCGGCATCTGCCGGCCTCCTGGTCCTACCGGCAGACGGTGGACGTGGACCGCGGCGCCGTGCTGCCGCGCTGGGTGGCCGACCTGCCCACCGACCGGCCCCTGATATTCGCCGCCATCGGCACCGCGATCCCCATGTTCCACGGCAAGAGCGACGCGGACGTCCCCGCGTCGCCCATGCCGTTGCCGGATCCGGTGGACACCCTGCGCGCCATGATCCAGGGGCTGTCGCGGCTGGAGGAGTGCACCGTCGTCCTCGCCACCGCCGGTCTCCCCGTGGACACCGACGGGGTGCCGCCGCATGTGCACATCACCGAACGGCTGCCACAGCCCCTGCTGCTGGAATCCGTGGACCTCTTCCTCACCCACGGCGGCTTCAACAGCATCCGCGAATCGCTGCGCACGGCCACGCCGATGGCGGTGCTGCCCCAGTTCGGCGATCAGCCCGGCAACGCACAGCGGGTCGAGGAACTCGGCCTCGGCCGGCACATCACCGACCCCACGCCGGACGGCATCACCACCGTCTGCCGTGAGCTGCTGGCCGACGACGACTGCCACGCCAAGGCCCGCCGGGCGCGGCTGGAGATGCTGGCGCTGCCGGAGATCGACAGTGCCGTCGCCGACCTGGAGAAGATCGCCGGATAA
- a CDS encoding MDR family MFS transporter, with protein MSSSSTTTEPTEPQSPGRLTHRQVVTVLSGLMLGMFLAALDQTVVSSALRTIADDLHGLTAQAWVTTAYLVTGTIVTPLYGKLSDIYGRRPVYLTAIVLFTFGSLLCGFATSIHQLAAFRAVQGLGGGGLMSLAMTIIADITSPRERGRYQGYITAVFAGSSVVGPLVGGVFAGRATLLGLDGWRWIFLVNIPLAALAIVVILRVLHVPHQPVRHRLDYGGALTLAVGIVPLLIVAEQGRSWGWGSPRALVMYAVGVVGLVSFVLLERRMADAALLPVKLFRIRAFRLGTVLHFTVGITMFGAMTTLPLYLQLAKGMSPMKAGLATLPTMAANVTVTLVVGRLMSRTGRFKVHLVGGVGSLTVAMLVFATLRDDSPLWYVAIGMVFMGAGLGAAMQTITTLAQSEVPGRDMGAATASVNFFRSNGGTVGAAAFLSILFSLAGSRISERLTVASQDASFRRLAGDPANAEALKGVLRPDGGVNLEDSAFLRHLDPGVAQPFLEGYVSALRVVFLTGAAVGLIAFVIAAWRVPNTQLSAD; from the coding sequence ATGTCCTCCTCATCCACCACCACCGAGCCCACCGAGCCCCAGAGCCCCGGCCGGCTGACCCACCGCCAGGTCGTCACCGTGCTGTCCGGGCTGATGCTCGGCATGTTCCTCGCCGCGCTCGACCAGACCGTGGTCTCCTCGGCGCTGCGCACCATCGCCGACGATCTGCACGGCCTCACCGCCCAGGCGTGGGTGACCACCGCCTATCTCGTCACCGGCACCATCGTCACCCCGCTGTACGGGAAGCTCTCGGACATCTACGGCCGCCGGCCGGTCTATCTCACCGCGATCGTGCTGTTCACCTTCGGGTCGCTGCTGTGCGGTTTCGCCACGTCCATCCACCAGCTCGCGGCCTTCCGGGCGGTCCAGGGCCTCGGCGGTGGCGGACTGATGTCCCTCGCCATGACGATCATCGCCGACATCACCTCACCACGCGAGCGCGGCCGCTACCAGGGCTACATCACGGCGGTGTTCGCCGGTTCCAGCGTCGTCGGCCCGCTGGTGGGCGGGGTGTTCGCCGGGCGCGCCACCCTGCTCGGGCTCGACGGCTGGCGCTGGATCTTCCTGGTGAACATACCGCTGGCGGCCCTCGCCATCGTGGTGATCCTGCGTGTGCTGCACGTGCCCCACCAGCCCGTACGGCACCGCCTGGACTACGGCGGGGCGCTGACGCTGGCGGTCGGGATCGTGCCCCTGCTCATCGTCGCCGAACAGGGGCGGAGCTGGGGCTGGGGCTCTCCCCGGGCGCTGGTGATGTACGCGGTGGGAGTGGTCGGTCTGGTCTCCTTCGTGCTCCTGGAGCGGCGGATGGCGGACGCCGCGCTGCTGCCGGTCAAGCTGTTCCGCATCCGCGCGTTCCGGCTGGGCACCGTGCTGCACTTCACCGTGGGCATCACCATGTTCGGCGCCATGACCACGCTTCCGCTGTATCTGCAGCTGGCCAAGGGCATGAGCCCGATGAAGGCGGGCCTGGCCACGCTGCCCACCATGGCCGCGAATGTGACCGTGACCCTCGTGGTGGGCCGGCTGATGTCACGGACGGGCCGGTTCAAGGTCCATCTGGTGGGCGGTGTCGGCTCCCTCACCGTCGCCATGCTGGTGTTCGCCACGCTGAGGGACGACAGCCCGCTGTGGTACGTCGCCATCGGCATGGTGTTCATGGGGGCGGGCCTGGGCGCCGCGATGCAGACGATCACCACGCTCGCCCAGTCCGAGGTGCCCGGGCGGGACATGGGGGCGGCCACCGCGTCGGTGAACTTCTTCCGCTCCAACGGCGGCACGGTGGGCGCCGCCGCCTTCCTGTCCATCCTCTTCTCCCTGGCCGGTTCGCGGATCAGCGAGCGCCTGACCGTGGCCTCCCAGGACGCCTCGTTCCGGCGGCTCGCCGGGGACCCGGCGAACGCGGAGGCACTGAAGGGCGTGCTGCGGCCCGACGGCGGGGTGAACCTGGAGGACTCGGCCTTCCTCCGCCACCTCGATCCGGGCGTGGCGCAGCCGTTCCTGGAGGGCTATGTCAGCGCCCTGCGGGTGGTGTTCCTCACCGGGGCCGCGGTGGGCCTGATCGCCTTCGTGATCGCCGCCTGGCGGGTGCCGAACACCCAGCTCTCCGCCGACTGA
- a CDS encoding inositol monophosphatase family protein, whose protein sequence is MSTSTGTTPDTGLDATLLNRVTEAVRTAGELLRKRHTPQARGVSLDEIVTEIHANDDAVLDVLKAPLMAARPGAHWAEDELEGGALPPGEWWIVDPAEGNINHVHGMDDWAVTATLVRDNHPVLTVVHLPLTGDWYTAVAGHGAQLNGAPLRVSAKTDLGAALVGTGQARPGEDERTFHRIGASVTQMLIHGLVVRVSVPATLQLIQVAAGRMDAFWQFSDVRSGLVAGALLVAEAGGTVTDTQGDPWDLTGRDFLATAPGIHAAAVAVLSPRA, encoded by the coding sequence ATGTCCACTTCCACCGGCACCACCCCCGACACCGGCCTCGACGCCACCTTGCTCAACCGGGTCACCGAAGCCGTGCGCACCGCCGGCGAACTGCTGCGGAAGCGTCACACCCCCCAGGCCCGCGGGGTGTCCCTCGACGAGATCGTCACGGAGATCCACGCCAATGACGACGCCGTACTCGACGTCCTGAAGGCGCCACTGATGGCCGCGAGGCCCGGCGCGCACTGGGCCGAGGACGAGTTGGAAGGCGGTGCGCTGCCTCCGGGCGAGTGGTGGATCGTCGACCCGGCCGAGGGCAATATCAACCATGTGCACGGCATGGACGACTGGGCCGTGACCGCCACCCTCGTCCGCGACAACCACCCGGTCCTCACCGTCGTCCACCTTCCGCTGACCGGCGACTGGTACACCGCGGTGGCCGGTCACGGCGCCCAGCTGAACGGGGCGCCGCTGCGGGTGTCGGCCAAGACGGACCTGGGTGCGGCCCTGGTCGGCACGGGTCAGGCCCGGCCCGGGGAGGACGAGCGCACGTTCCATCGGATCGGCGCCTCGGTCACCCAGATGCTGATCCACGGCCTGGTCGTCCGGGTCTCGGTGCCCGCCACCCTGCAGCTGATCCAGGTCGCCGCCGGCCGTATGGACGCGTTCTGGCAGTTCTCCGATGTGCGCTCGGGTCTGGTGGCCGGGGCCCTGCTGGTCGCCGAGGCCGGGGGCACGGTCACCGACACTCAGGGCGATCCATGGGACCTGACCGGCCGTGACTTCCTGGCCACCGCCCCCGGTATCCACGCCGCGGCCGTCGCCGTCCTGTCGCCCCGCGCCTGA
- a CDS encoding UDP-glucose dehydrogenase family protein has protein sequence MQIRRVAVVGTGYVGLTTGACLATLGHRVVCADTDRHKVERLRRGEVDILEPRLPELVREGLDSGRLEFVRDTRAAVAGADVVFLCLPTPMGVGGAADLAAVEAVADQIRDELPHGSVVVNKSTVPVGTAERVAALLNRPDVAVVSNPEFLREGYAVRDFLHPDRIVVGAADQDAARRVAGLYAGLDAPLVLTDAAGAELAKYAANFFLAMKLSFANNLATLCEHFGADVDDVLAGIGHDPRIGSAFLRPGPGWGGSCLPKDTHALLTVCQESGVDFPLLGATIETNVEHQRRLVERVVAGCTPGDGSLRGVRLAVLGLAFKAGTSDLRDSPALAIARLLKERGAELHAYDPALRETRPDLSDLLTLADTPEEALRGARACLVLTEWPEFRDLDWEHIAGLLGSPHVYDFRNLLDPDRLRRAGLTCEGIGRTLAMAG, from the coding sequence GTGCAGATACGACGCGTCGCCGTGGTGGGCACCGGATACGTCGGACTGACCACCGGCGCCTGTCTGGCCACCCTCGGCCATCGAGTGGTGTGCGCGGACACCGACCGCCACAAGGTCGAGCGGCTCCGGCGGGGCGAGGTGGACATCCTCGAGCCCCGCCTGCCCGAACTCGTCCGCGAGGGACTGGACTCCGGCCGGCTGGAGTTCGTCCGGGACACCCGGGCCGCGGTCGCCGGCGCCGATGTGGTGTTCCTGTGCCTGCCGACCCCGATGGGCGTCGGCGGCGCCGCCGACCTGGCCGCCGTCGAGGCCGTGGCGGACCAGATCCGTGACGAACTGCCGCACGGCAGCGTGGTGGTCAACAAGTCCACCGTGCCCGTCGGCACCGCCGAGCGCGTCGCCGCGCTGCTGAACCGTCCGGACGTGGCCGTGGTGAGCAACCCGGAGTTCCTCCGCGAGGGTTACGCGGTGCGCGACTTCCTCCACCCCGACCGCATCGTGGTCGGCGCCGCGGACCAGGACGCGGCGCGGCGGGTGGCCGGCCTGTACGCCGGGCTGGACGCCCCGCTGGTGCTCACCGACGCCGCGGGCGCCGAACTCGCCAAGTACGCGGCCAACTTCTTCCTGGCCATGAAGCTCTCCTTCGCCAACAACCTCGCCACCCTGTGCGAGCACTTCGGCGCCGATGTGGACGATGTGCTCGCGGGCATCGGCCACGACCCCCGTATCGGCTCGGCGTTCCTGCGGCCGGGCCCCGGCTGGGGCGGCTCCTGCCTGCCCAAGGACACCCACGCCCTGCTGACCGTCTGCCAGGAGTCGGGCGTGGACTTCCCGCTGCTGGGCGCCACCATCGAGACCAACGTCGAGCACCAGCGGCGGCTCGTCGAGCGCGTGGTGGCCGGGTGCACACCGGGCGACGGCTCACTGCGCGGCGTACGGCTGGCCGTGCTGGGCCTGGCCTTCAAGGCGGGCACCTCCGACCTGCGCGACTCACCGGCCCTGGCCATCGCCCGGCTGCTCAAGGAGCGGGGCGCCGAGCTCCACGCCTACGACCCCGCCCTCCGCGAGACCCGCCCCGACCTCAGCGATCTGCTCACCCTCGCGGACACCCCCGAGGAGGCCCTGAGGGGAGCGCGCGCCTGTCTTGTGCTCACCGAGTGGCCGGAGTTCCGCGACCTCGACTGGGAGCACATCGCCGGACTGCTCGGCTCCCCGCACGTCTACGACTTCCGCAATCTGCTCGACCCGGACCGGCTCCGCCGCGCCGGGCTGACCTGCGAGGGCATCGGCCGCACGCTCGCGATGGCCGGCTGA